In the Marinobacter arenosus genome, TATCGTCCACAAGCAGAACCGTCACCTCCGAGTTCTCACTGACAACTTCAGTCATATAAACGGGGCCGATTGGAAACGTCTCCGTATAATGCCGGCAGGATCACCGGGCGTCGATAAGGTCCTTTACGGACAGAACCATACGGACGAGGTGCGCCAGGGAGTGGGTTCCCATCTTGTGCATGACCCTGGAACGGTGAATTTCCACCGTCCGCTGACTGATTTCCAACTCGATCGCAATGACCTTGTTGGCCTGTCCCGCAATCATCCGATCCATGATTTCGTGCTCGCGGGGAGTAAGGCTTTTAACGCGGCGGATGATCTCCTGTTTCTCATCGAGGGTCTTGCGTTGCTCAAGATCCTGCTCGAGCGCTGCCTCGATTTTTTCCAACAGGGCTTCCTCACGGTAGGGCTTCTGAATGAAGTCCACCGCCCCTTCCTTCATGGCGTCTACGGCCATAGGAACGTCACCGTGTCCGGTCACGAAGATGATGGGCAGGATGGAATGCTTTTCGTTCAGTTTCTTCTGAAGTTCCATACCGTCCATACCCGGCATGCGGATATCCAGCACGATGCAGCCAGCCATTTTTTCGGAATAGTCCTTGAGAAAGCCGGTGGCATTCTCGTAGGTTTTCACTGGCTTTCCGTCCGACTTCAGCAGCAGCTCCAGTGAATCACGAACCGCTTCATCGTCTTCTACTACGTATACGGTCTGCTGGATATCTGTCATGTGTGTGTTCTCTCCTGTCCACTTTCTTATTTGAGTCCGGTCAGTGAATTGACGGATCCTTATGGTCGTCCCGAGCATGTTCCTGACGCTCGTGTTCACGCATTTTCTCAAGCCGTTGCTGGATAATGCCAAAAACGCTCTGCTTCGGGTACCTGCCCTTGTCATCTGCCTTGCCGGCAGGCTTACCGAGCAGCAGGGTGACGGCCTCCTCCAGCCGGCTCACGGCGTAGACCGCAAACTTACCCTCCCGGGCGGCTTTGACTAATTCACTGTCCAGCATCAGATTCTGAACATTGGTGCTGGGAACGATCACACCCTGGGAGCCAGTGAGACCGCCTTTCAACTGGCAAGTTGCAAAGAAGCCTTCGACCTTCTCGTTCACCCCGCCAATGGGCTGAACCTCACCAAACTGGTTGACCGATCCGGTGATGGCAAGATCCTGCCTGACCGGAATCCCGGCCAGGGACGAAATCAGCGCACAGAGCTCCGCCAGGGAGGCGCTGTCGCCATCCACTTCTCCATAGTTCTGTTCGAAGGTCAGGCTGGCAGACAAATGCATCGGATCCGTGATGGCGAAGTGGGAAGCCAGCCAGGAGCTCAGGATCATGACGCCCTTGGAGTGAATATTCCCCCCAAGCTTCACGTCCCGCTCGATATCCATCACCGCACCATCTCCATAGTAGCAGGTTGCGGTCACACGGTTGGAAAGTCCAAACTCAAAACCGCCCGTGGACAGCACCGAGAGCGCATTCACCTGCCCGATACAGGTGCCGCTGGTGCTCACCAACGTCGTGCCATCGCGGATGGAATCGTAGAACTGATCCCGGATCCGGCTGCTGCGGTACTTGGCACTCTCGAGCGCCCGTTCCACGTGCACGTCCTGAATCAGTTTCGCGTTGGCCTGACGGGCCCAGAAATCGGATTCGCGCAGCAGGTTGGCGATGTCCGCCGCGTGCAGGGACAAACGGTCCTGATGCTCCGCCATACGGGCACTGTGCTCAATCACCCGAGCCACTGCCTTGTTGGAGCAATGCAGCAGTTTCTTCTCGCTCACCAGGCTGGCAATGAATTTGGCGTAGAGCAGCTGGCTGTCGTCGGAGCGGTACATCTCGTTCTCAAAATCCGCCGTCACGCGGAACAGCTCCGCGAACTCCGAATCGTATTCCTGCAACAGCATCCAGGTCTCCCGGTCCCCGAACAGCACAATCTTGACGTCCAGAGGTACCGCTTCCGGCTCAATGGAGATCGTTCCGGACAGCGTCAGTTCGCGCTCCAGGGAGTTGATCTGAATCGACCTGGAGCGCAGGGCACGTTTCAGGCCGTCCCAGACGAACGGCTGCTCCAGGACCTTGATGGCGTCCATCAACAGATACCCACCGTTGGCCCGGTGCAGGCTGCCCGGCCGGATCAGGGAGAAATCGGTAAACACCGTGCCCTTGTAGGTCACGTTCTCTACGTAACCGAACAGGTTGTGATAGGTCGGGTTGTCTTCGACCACTACCGGCACTTCGTTGGTTTTCTGGTGCACCAACAGGTTAACCAGGTAGCGCCGGGGCATTTTCTTGTCGAGAGACGCGTAGGCAATGGCCGCCTGCTCGTCGTCGTCATCCAGGAAGATATCCAGGTTCTCGGCCAGATCGTTCCGGACAGCTTCAAAGAAGGACACCACATCCGGCAGGTCACGGTATTTTTCCTCGAGCTCGTCGATCTGATGGCCCGAGATGCCTTCCAGGGTTTCCTTGTTCAGTGCCTGCTGCTTGTCGGCGTACTCTTGCTCCCAGTCGGCCAATTTGCGCAGGGCCTGCCTCAGCTTTTTTTCCAGCTTGTTGATCGAGTCTTCGAACTTGTCGCGCTGCTCGTCGGTCAACGCCTGGAACGATTCCGCCGTGTGCGGTTCGTCACCGTTCATGGCGACCAGGCGATACCCCCCGGGGGTGGTGACAGTCAGGCTGACCTTCTTGCGCTTGGCCTGGGCGGCCACCTTCTCCAGTTCGTCTTCCTGCATCTTGCCGTATTCGTTCTTCAACTGTTCCGAGCGTTCCAGGAAGCTGTCGCTATCGAAGGTCTGAGGGATAACCTTCACCAGCCGGCTCATCAGTTTTTCCATGTCCTGCTTGAGCTCGGTGCCCTTGCCCGACGGCAGTTGCAGCAACCGTGGAACCCGCGGTTCCTCAAAGTTGGCGACGTAGCACCAGTCATGACTCTGCTGATCGGTATCCACGTGGTGCTCAAGATAGCGCAGCATCATGGTGCGCTTGCCCAGTCCATTGCGCCCGACCGCGTAGACGTTATAACCGCCGTGGGGCATCGCCAGCGCAAAACGGACGGCCTCCTGGGCCCGGTTCTGCCCGACGATTTCGGCCAGCGGCTCCAGTTGCCTGGTGGTTTTGAACGGCAGGTCTTTCAGAACGCAGGATTTGTAGAGCTGGTGCAGAGACAGTGACTTCAAGGTACGGTCCTGTAACGGTTGAATCATTGGCCGGTCATTGTAGATTCTGCAGCCGCCCCTGTCGCGTGCCCACGCAAGTTTTCTGCCGTTTGGCAGCCCTTTACGGAAGTGTTAGCCAGTTCACACTTTCATGAACGGTCATTTTTCAGACAGATGTTCCAGAACTACACTTTCTCTCCCTGGCTACACAATGACAAGAAACGCAATGGATGCACCTCTATGACGAGTGATTCGACCGATCGCAGAATCAAGGATCGCTACCCAGCTTCTTGCCTTCAGGTTCAGTTACGGGAACGGGGCGTGTTTGGACGCGCCAGACAGGCCATGTCCGTAACCTGTCTGGATCTGAACCGTTACGGCATGGCCGTTCTCGGCCCCCGACCGATGGACCCCGGCGTTCGACTGTTCATGGATTTCGCCGGCAAGTACATCCGGGAATCCAGGGTGGGTGCCCGGGTCGTGGAGTGCCAGCCGTTCCAGACGGGCTACCGGATCAGCATTCAGTTCAGCTACTGCCTGGACAAGAAAGGCTACTCACGGGCGGTGGATAATGCGCTGTCGCGGATCGAAGGCTTCTATAACCGGCTTGCCAGCTAGCGCACCGACTAGATCAAGCCTGCATCCAGGCTTGCAGCCACGTATAGCCCCAGCTCCAGACACTGCTCCTGAAACGCATCCCGGTATTCCCCGCGACAGAGCAGCGGCTCCTGAACCTGTTTCCAGCGAAGGCCGGTGGTGATCGACTCGATGGCGCGTTGGGTCCCGGTGCCATCGTGCCCGGCCCGAATGTAATAGGCGAAGGGCAAACCCTGGGTTTTCTCCAGGCAGGGGTAATAGCTGCGATCGAAGAAATCCTTGAGGGCCCCACTCATGTAGCCAAGGTTTTCAGTGGTTCCGAGTATGATCGCATCGCAGGCGAGTACGTCTTCCGGGCCCGCTTGCAGCGGCGCGAGCACTCGGACATCAACGTTCTCGATGTCTTCGTGGCAGGCGCCCCTCTCCACCGCCTCGCGCAGTTTGAGGGTGTTTGGGGAGGGCGCATGGGCCACGATCAATAACTGTTTCCTGTTCTCCACTGGCTCTCCCGGACCGGTTCACCACATTGAGGCCCTGCCATTACGGAATGCGTCGCAGGGCAGCCCAGGGTCAGTGTAACAAAGTCAGTGCCCCAGAACTTCCGACAACGGCTCACCCACAGCCCCGGAGGGCGCTTTTGCGCCGATCAGGGATGACAGCGTCGGGGCAATGTCATACGGCGCTATTGGTCGACTGACGGTTTGGGCCTTCAGTCCGTATCCGGAAAAAATCACCGGCACATGGGTGTCATAACGCCAGGGTGAACCGTGAACAGACGCCACCTCCAGGCCGTCAAAATCGTTGATGAAGACATTGGGATTGAACACCACGTAGATGTCGCCCGAGCGCTTGGGGTGAAAGTTATTCAGGACGGCATTGATCACTGGAACGTTCGGAAACGCTCCCGACCGAAGGGCCGAACTGGGTATAGCCACGGAAATGCCCTCAAACTGCATCAGCGTGTCGGCAAGTGTCTGTTCGATCGCCGCTTTGTTCAGACCTTTTTCTTTGATGACCTCATCATTCAGATACAGGTAGGGTTGGAAGAACGCCTCTATGAGTTCCTCACCAATGCCAAACTGCTTCTTCAGGGCCTCAATGGCCGGTGTCTTGTCGAGCGCCTCGACATCGAAATAGTTGGCACCGGACACACCAAGTTCATTGAGATGGCCGGGGACTTCGGGCTGTCCGTGGTCGGCCGAAAGCACCACCAATGTGTCCTCAAGGCCAACGTGCTCATCAACAACGTTGAGCAGGTTAGCCAGGGTACGATCCAGGCGAGCCATATTGTCCTCGGTTTCCAGGCTGGACGCGCCGAAAACGTGACCGACATAGTCGGTTGAGGAAAAGCTGACCGCCAGGAAATCCGGTACCTCGTCCTGCCCCAACCCCTCGGCTTTCATCAACGTGGTTGCAAAATCGAGGGTTAATTCGTCACCGGCCGGGCTGAGCGTCAGGCGCGTCGTCATATACTTGTCGTCGGCTGTGCCCCAGGCGTGCGGGAAGGTACGCCCGAAACCCGGAAAATCGGTTTCGAAATCCTGATCATCAGACCCACCAAACTGGTAAGCATTCGGCTCCAGGAGCAGCTCCCAGGCCTGGTCCGCGTATTTGCCAGCGGGCTTGCCCGCGTTCCAGTCCGTCACCCATTGCGGGTACTCGTCATAATAATACGTGCTGGTAACAAACTCCCCGGTGGCCTTGGAGAACCAGAAGGCTTTCCCGGTCTGCCCAGCCAGGGTCACTGCGCCCCGATCTTTCACGGAGACGCCGAAGATCTTCGACCGCCCATTGAAGTGAATCGCCAATTCATCACTGAACGTCGACGTGAGGATGGCGGTTGGTGACCGGCCATCCACCTTGGCTGCCTTCTGGGTCGGATCGATTTCAGTCTGTTTATCCACATCAGCACCGGCTGTCAGCAACCGATAACGTGCATCTTCGATGTTGTAGATCAGTCGTCCCAACTCACGGTCAAACCAGACGTTTCCGATCATCCCATGGCGTGCAGGTACGGTGCCCGTAGCCAGGGATGTGTGACCAACGACGGTCTCCGTGTTGGCATGCCGGTAGTTGGCGTTGGAATAGGTGATTCCGTTGTTCCAGAGGCGCTTGAAGCCACCGTCTCCCAGGACGGACGCGTAACGCTCTGGCAAATCGGCCCGCAGTGCATCCACGGTAATTTGCAGAATCAGTTTTGGATGACCACCACCTTCAGGTTCTGCAGAGCCCGCTGCGCCGGGTGTCAGAGCGGCAATCAGGAAGGCAATCGCGAACGTGAGCGGCAGACACGCCCGCCTTGTCAGAACGTGGTTCAGGAAGGAGAGGTACAGCGTCGTCATGAGAGCGCCCCGATTTGGTTGAATGTCCTTATTAACCAAACAATCTCCACCACGGCTCCCCGTTGCTACGGAGTCACTGCCCGGATTGTGTTATCTCGGTATAACACAGCCCCGGTTATTTTCAAGCTGATGGCATTCCCGGCAAGACAGGGACGTCAAAACGAAAGGAATCGAAAATCGGAGGGCTGGGAAGGGGGCATGGGCAGCAGGAAAGGCGTCCTGCTGCCCATTACTGGATGGACCGTTCAGTTAAAGCAGTTCGCCATTTGCTTCAGCCGGGGCTTCCTCGGCCTTCTCTTTTTTCTCCGGCTTCGGCATCAACTTGTCACGGACCTTGGCTTCAATTTCAGTGGCCAGGTCCAGGTTCTCTTCCAGGAACTTGCAGGCGTTGGCCTTGCCCTGGCCAATCTTGTCGCCGTTGTAGGCGTACCAGGCACCGGATTTGTCCACGAAGCCTTCTTTCACGCCCATGTCCAGAACCTCGGCCATGTGGTAGATGCCCTTGCCGTACATGATCTGGAACTCGGCCTGGCGGAACGGCGGCGCCACCTTGTTCTTGACCACTTTCACGCGGGTTTCGTTGCCCACCACCTCGTCGCCTTCTTTCACCGAGCCGATACGGCGGATGTCCAGACGCACGGAGGAATAGAACTTCAGCGCATTACCGCCAGTGGTGGTTTCCGGGCTGCCAAACATCACACCAATCTTCATCCGGATCTGGTTGATGAAGATCATCAGGCAATTGGCGTGTTTGACGTTACCGGTCAGCTTACGCAGCGCCTGAGACATCAAACGCGCCTGAAGGCCTACGTGACTGTCGCCCATTTCGCCTTCGATTTCCGCTTTTGGTGTCAGGGCTGCGACGGAGTCCACGATGATCACGTCAACGGCGTTGGAGCGAACCAGCATATCGGCGATTTCCAGTGCCTGTTCGCCGGTATCCGGCTGGGACACCAGCAGGTCGTCGACATTTACGCCCAGCTTTTCAGCGTAAACGGGATCAAGTGCGTGCTCCGCGTCCACAAAGGCACAGGTTTTTCCCTGCTTCTGGGCTTCAGCGATGACCTGAAGGGTCAGCGTGGTTTTACCGGAACTTTCCGGGCCGTAGATCTCACAGATTCGCCCATAGGGAAGACCGCCAATACCCAGGGCAACGTCGAGCCCGAGAGAACCGGTGGATACCGCAGGAATGGCTTCACGGGGCTGATCGCCCATTTTCATGACGGCGCCCTTGCCGAACTGGCGCTCGATCTGACCCAGTGCTGCGCTTAGTGCTTTCTTGCGGTTGTCTTCCATCAGTGCAAACCCTCTGTCGCCGTAGCCACCGGTCGTCACTTAACGCCGGTCGCAGAATTTTGGAGCGGGAACTTGTACAGCAGATACAGCAAATTCCCTGTATATTTGAACAGTATTAAAACATAACCCGATGAGGAGACCAACCCCCTCTTTCACGAAACTGACGGGAGGCGTCCGCCAGCCCCATCGGATGCCATTCAGGAGGCGCCGAGAAAATCACTGACCCCCTGCAACGCAAAGAGCACCGCCTGGCGACGAACCTCGTCCCGGTCACCTGGAAAATGGGCTACCACGGCTTCCGTGGATGCCGGGCCCCGGCCCCAGGCAAACCACACCGTGCCCACCGGCTTATCTTCGCTGCCACCGCCCGGCCCCGCGACACCACTGATGGCCACGGCCACATCCGCACCGGTCACCGCCAGCGCACCGGCAACCATTTCCCGAACCACCGGTTCACTGACGGCACCGTGGTCAGCCAGCGATTGACCGCTTACGCCCAGCAACCCTTCCTTGGCATCGTTGCTGTACGTTACCAGGCCTCCCAACACATACGCGGAGGAACCCGCCCTGTCCGTCAACACCTTGGCAACCCAACCTCCGGTGCAGCTCTCGGCCGTGACAATCGTACGTCCCTGACGCTCCAGCAGTTTGCCAAGGCGGGCACCCGCCTCGGACAATTCCTGATCACTGGCGCTCATAATGATCTCCTTCGTTTCATCCGGGGCGTTATTTTCTTACAATTCACGCCTTCATCCAAAGCAAGGCAATCCGGACCGTCCATGTCAGCAGCCCAGACCGATCTCTCCAAGCACACCCCCATGATGCAGCAGTATCTGAAGATCAAGGGGCAGCACCCCAACGAGCTGGTGTTCTACCGCATGGGGGATTTCTACGAGCTGTTTTACGAAGACGCCAAGAAAGCCGCTGAGCTGATGGACATCACATTGACCGCTCGCGGGCAGTCCGGCGGCAACCCGATCCCCATGGCGGGCATCCCGTTCCATTCATCTGAGGGATACATTGCCCGGCTGGTGCGGGCGGGTCAATCCATCGCCATCTGCGAACAGATTGGCGATCCGGCCACCAGTAAAGGCCCGGTCGATCGCCAGGTGGTTCGAATTGTCACGCCGGGCACACTCAGTGACGATGCCTATCTGGAGGACCGTCGCGACAATCTTCTGGTGGCCATTTACAGCCATCGCGAACAATTCGGCTTTGCTTCGCTGGATATTTC is a window encoding:
- a CDS encoding flavodoxin family protein, which gives rise to MENRKQLLIVAHAPSPNTLKLREAVERGACHEDIENVDVRVLAPLQAGPEDVLACDAIILGTTENLGYMSGALKDFFDRSYYPCLEKTQGLPFAYYIRAGHDGTGTQRAIESITTGLRWKQVQEPLLCRGEYRDAFQEQCLELGLYVAASLDAGLI
- a CDS encoding Lon protease family protein yields the protein MKSLSLHQLYKSCVLKDLPFKTTRQLEPLAEIVGQNRAQEAVRFALAMPHGGYNVYAVGRNGLGKRTMMLRYLEHHVDTDQQSHDWCYVANFEEPRVPRLLQLPSGKGTELKQDMEKLMSRLVKVIPQTFDSDSFLERSEQLKNEYGKMQEDELEKVAAQAKRKKVSLTVTTPGGYRLVAMNGDEPHTAESFQALTDEQRDKFEDSINKLEKKLRQALRKLADWEQEYADKQQALNKETLEGISGHQIDELEEKYRDLPDVVSFFEAVRNDLAENLDIFLDDDDEQAAIAYASLDKKMPRRYLVNLLVHQKTNEVPVVVEDNPTYHNLFGYVENVTYKGTVFTDFSLIRPGSLHRANGGYLLMDAIKVLEQPFVWDGLKRALRSRSIQINSLERELTLSGTISIEPEAVPLDVKIVLFGDRETWMLLQEYDSEFAELFRVTADFENEMYRSDDSQLLYAKFIASLVSEKKLLHCSNKAVARVIEHSARMAEHQDRLSLHAADIANLLRESDFWARQANAKLIQDVHVERALESAKYRSSRIRDQFYDSIRDGTTLVSTSGTCIGQVNALSVLSTGGFEFGLSNRVTATCYYGDGAVMDIERDVKLGGNIHSKGVMILSSWLASHFAITDPMHLSASLTFEQNYGEVDGDSASLAELCALISSLAGIPVRQDLAITGSVNQFGEVQPIGGVNEKVEGFFATCQLKGGLTGSQGVIVPSTNVQNLMLDSELVKAAREGKFAVYAVSRLEEAVTLLLGKPAGKADDKGRYPKQSVFGIIQQRLEKMREHERQEHARDDHKDPSIH
- a CDS encoding CinA family protein; translated protein: MSASDQELSEAGARLGKLLERQGRTIVTAESCTGGWVAKVLTDRAGSSAYVLGGLVTYSNDAKEGLLGVSGQSLADHGAVSEPVVREMVAGALAVTGADVAVAISGVAGPGGGSEDKPVGTVWFAWGRGPASTEAVVAHFPGDRDEVRRQAVLFALQGVSDFLGAS
- the fixJ gene encoding response regulator FixJ, which produces MTDIQQTVYVVEDDEAVRDSLELLLKSDGKPVKTYENATGFLKDYSEKMAGCIVLDIRMPGMDGMELQKKLNEKHSILPIIFVTGHGDVPMAVDAMKEGAVDFIQKPYREEALLEKIEAALEQDLEQRKTLDEKQEIIRRVKSLTPREHEIMDRMIAGQANKVIAIELEISQRTVEIHRSRVMHKMGTHSLAHLVRMVLSVKDLIDAR
- the recA gene encoding recombinase RecA, which codes for MEDNRKKALSAALGQIERQFGKGAVMKMGDQPREAIPAVSTGSLGLDVALGIGGLPYGRICEIYGPESSGKTTLTLQVIAEAQKQGKTCAFVDAEHALDPVYAEKLGVNVDDLLVSQPDTGEQALEIADMLVRSNAVDVIIVDSVAALTPKAEIEGEMGDSHVGLQARLMSQALRKLTGNVKHANCLMIFINQIRMKIGVMFGSPETTTGGNALKFYSSVRLDIRRIGSVKEGDEVVGNETRVKVVKNKVAPPFRQAEFQIMYGKGIYHMAEVLDMGVKEGFVDKSGAWYAYNGDKIGQGKANACKFLEENLDLATEIEAKVRDKLMPKPEKKEKAEEAPAEANGELL
- a CDS encoding alkaline phosphatase family protein, which produces MTTLYLSFLNHVLTRRACLPLTFAIAFLIAALTPGAAGSAEPEGGGHPKLILQITVDALRADLPERYASVLGDGGFKRLWNNGITYSNANYRHANTETVVGHTSLATGTVPARHGMIGNVWFDRELGRLIYNIEDARYRLLTAGADVDKQTEIDPTQKAAKVDGRSPTAILTSTFSDELAIHFNGRSKIFGVSVKDRGAVTLAGQTGKAFWFSKATGEFVTSTYYYDEYPQWVTDWNAGKPAGKYADQAWELLLEPNAYQFGGSDDQDFETDFPGFGRTFPHAWGTADDKYMTTRLTLSPAGDELTLDFATTLMKAEGLGQDEVPDFLAVSFSSTDYVGHVFGASSLETEDNMARLDRTLANLLNVVDEHVGLEDTLVVLSADHGQPEVPGHLNELGVSGANYFDVEALDKTPAIEALKKQFGIGEELIEAFFQPYLYLNDEVIKEKGLNKAAIEQTLADTLMQFEGISVAIPSSALRSGAFPNVPVINAVLNNFHPKRSGDIYVVFNPNVFINDFDGLEVASVHGSPWRYDTHVPVIFSGYGLKAQTVSRPIAPYDIAPTLSSLIGAKAPSGAVGEPLSEVLGH
- a CDS encoding PilZ domain-containing protein, producing the protein MTSDSTDRRIKDRYPASCLQVQLRERGVFGRARQAMSVTCLDLNRYGMAVLGPRPMDPGVRLFMDFAGKYIRESRVGARVVECQPFQTGYRISIQFSYCLDKKGYSRAVDNALSRIEGFYNRLAS